A single Patagioenas fasciata isolate bPatFas1 chromosome 29, bPatFas1.hap1, whole genome shotgun sequence DNA region contains:
- the LOC136113850 gene encoding olfactory receptor 14J1-like, protein MYFFLLNLSVLDLGTISAIVPKSMANSLWDTRVISYAGCATQLFLFLFFISAEYSLLTIMSYDRYVAICKPLHYGTLLGSRACVHMAAAAWATGFLTALLHTANTFSLPLCKGNAVDQFFCEIPQILKLFCSHPYLRELGLLVVGACLAFSCFVFIVVSYVQIFRAVLRIPSEQGRHKAFSTCLPHLAVVSLYVSTGIFTYLKPPSISSPSLDLVVSVLYSMVPPAVNPLIYSMRNQEIKDALCKLMTDIFLKQ, encoded by the coding sequence atgtacttcttcctgctcaacctctctgtccttgacctgggcaccatctccgccattgtccctaaatccatggcaaattccctttgggacaccagggtcatttcctatgcaggatgtgctacccaactctttttgtttttatttttcatttcagcagagtattctctcctcaccatcatgtcctacgaccgctacgttgccatctgcaaacccctgcactacgggaccctcctgggcagcagagcttgtgtccacatggcagcagctgcctgggccactgggtttctcactgctctgctgcacacggccaatacattttcactgcccctgtgcaagggcaatgctgtggaccagttcttctgtgaaatcccccagatcctcaagctcttctgctcacacccctacctcagggaacttgggcttcttgtggtcggtgcctgtttagcattttcgtgttttgtgttcattgtggtgtcctatgtgcagatcttcagggctgtgctgaggatcccctctgagcagggacggcacaaagccttttctacctgcctccctcacctggccgtggtctctctctatgtcagcactggcatattcacctacctgaagcccccatcgatctcctcgccatccctggatctggtggtgtctgttctgtactcgatggtgcctccagcagtgaaccccctcatctacagcatgaggaaccaggagatcaaggatgccctgtgcaaactgatgactgatattttcctgaagcagtag